The following proteins are co-located in the Lepisosteus oculatus isolate fLepOcu1 chromosome 9, fLepOcu1.hap2, whole genome shotgun sequence genome:
- the LOC102692558 gene encoding avidin-like isoform X3 — protein MVSKLCVWQQRVTGTGCNMTGVWVSDLGSVLKLAVLEDSELRGLLTSSVETVKGAAGSMRQGNVQGILNRGPRPSFAFSVAWDGGSTSSWVGQCFVQEDGRRVLKTLWMLRSFALSSVDNWKSTRMGEDTFYSVPPDE, from the exons ATGGTATCCAAGTTATGCGTTTGGCAACAGCGTGTCACG GGCACCGGGTGCAATATGACCGGTGTGTGGGTGAGTGACCTAGGCTCGGTCCTGAAGCTGGCTGTGCTGGAGGACTCCGAGCTGAGGGGGCTCCTCACCAGCTCTGTGGAGACCGTGAAGGGGGCAGCGGGCAGTATGCGGCAGGGCAATGTGCAGGGGATCCTGAATCGGGGGCCACGCCCTTCCTTTGCATTTTCTGTGGCATGGGATGGAG GCTCCACCAGCTCCTGGGTGGGCCAGTGCTTTGTGCAGGAGGATGGCCGACGGGTTCTGAAGACCCTCTGGATGCTGCGATCCTTTGCTCTGAGTTCTGTTGACAACTGGAAGAGCACCAG GATGGGGGAGGACACCTTCTACAGTGTACCGCCTGATGAGTGA
- the LOC102692558 gene encoding avidin-like isoform X1, producing MQLIKSFLGDEGEPPTSCEILSSVDTNAGTGCNMTGVWVSDLGSVLKLAVLEDSELRGLLTSSVETVKGAAGSMRQGNVQGILNRGPRPSFAFSVAWDGGSTSSWVGQCFVQEDGRRVLKTLWMLRSFALSSVDNWKSTRMGEDTFYSVPPDE from the exons ATGCAGCTGATTAAATCGTTTCTAGGTGATGAAG GTGAACCTCCAACATCCTGCGAAATCCTGTCATCAGTTGACACTAATGCG GGCACCGGGTGCAATATGACCGGTGTGTGGGTGAGTGACCTAGGCTCGGTCCTGAAGCTGGCTGTGCTGGAGGACTCCGAGCTGAGGGGGCTCCTCACCAGCTCTGTGGAGACCGTGAAGGGGGCAGCGGGCAGTATGCGGCAGGGCAATGTGCAGGGGATCCTGAATCGGGGGCCACGCCCTTCCTTTGCATTTTCTGTGGCATGGGATGGAG GCTCCACCAGCTCCTGGGTGGGCCAGTGCTTTGTGCAGGAGGATGGCCGACGGGTTCTGAAGACCCTCTGGATGCTGCGATCCTTTGCTCTGAGTTCTGTTGACAACTGGAAGAGCACCAG GATGGGGGAGGACACCTTCTACAGTGTACCGCCTGATGAGTGA
- the LOC102692558 gene encoding avidin-like isoform X4, which translates to MRIKTAKGTGCNMTGVWVSDLGSVLKLAVLEDSELRGLLTSSVETVKGAAGSMRQGNVQGILNRGPRPSFAFSVAWDGGSTSSWVGQCFVQEDGRRVLKTLWMLRSFALSSVDNWKSTRMGEDTFYSVPPDE; encoded by the exons ATGAGAATAAAAACTGCgaag GGCACCGGGTGCAATATGACCGGTGTGTGGGTGAGTGACCTAGGCTCGGTCCTGAAGCTGGCTGTGCTGGAGGACTCCGAGCTGAGGGGGCTCCTCACCAGCTCTGTGGAGACCGTGAAGGGGGCAGCGGGCAGTATGCGGCAGGGCAATGTGCAGGGGATCCTGAATCGGGGGCCACGCCCTTCCTTTGCATTTTCTGTGGCATGGGATGGAG GCTCCACCAGCTCCTGGGTGGGCCAGTGCTTTGTGCAGGAGGATGGCCGACGGGTTCTGAAGACCCTCTGGATGCTGCGATCCTTTGCTCTGAGTTCTGTTGACAACTGGAAGAGCACCAG GATGGGGGAGGACACCTTCTACAGTGTACCGCCTGATGAGTGA
- the LOC102692558 gene encoding avidin-like isoform X5, which translates to MKGTGCNMTGVWVSDLGSVLKLAVLEDSELRGLLTSSVETVKGAAGSMRQGNVQGILNRGPRPSFAFSVAWDGGSTSSWVGQCFVQEDGRRVLKTLWMLRSFALSSVDNWKSTRMGEDTFYSVPPDE; encoded by the exons ATGAAG GGCACCGGGTGCAATATGACCGGTGTGTGGGTGAGTGACCTAGGCTCGGTCCTGAAGCTGGCTGTGCTGGAGGACTCCGAGCTGAGGGGGCTCCTCACCAGCTCTGTGGAGACCGTGAAGGGGGCAGCGGGCAGTATGCGGCAGGGCAATGTGCAGGGGATCCTGAATCGGGGGCCACGCCCTTCCTTTGCATTTTCTGTGGCATGGGATGGAG GCTCCACCAGCTCCTGGGTGGGCCAGTGCTTTGTGCAGGAGGATGGCCGACGGGTTCTGAAGACCCTCTGGATGCTGCGATCCTTTGCTCTGAGTTCTGTTGACAACTGGAAGAGCACCAG GATGGGGGAGGACACCTTCTACAGTGTACCGCCTGATGAGTGA
- the LOC102692558 gene encoding avidin-like isoform X2 encodes MALMISAALPVFFFSVWTLCVEGTGCNMTGVWVSDLGSVLKLAVLEDSELRGLLTSSVETVKGAAGSMRQGNVQGILNRGPRPSFAFSVAWDGGSTSSWVGQCFVQEDGRRVLKTLWMLRSFALSSVDNWKSTRMGEDTFYSVPPDE; translated from the exons ATGGCTCTAATGATATCCGCCGCGCTGCCAGTCTTTTTCTTCTCTGTGTGGACGCTGTGTGTTGAG GGCACCGGGTGCAATATGACCGGTGTGTGGGTGAGTGACCTAGGCTCGGTCCTGAAGCTGGCTGTGCTGGAGGACTCCGAGCTGAGGGGGCTCCTCACCAGCTCTGTGGAGACCGTGAAGGGGGCAGCGGGCAGTATGCGGCAGGGCAATGTGCAGGGGATCCTGAATCGGGGGCCACGCCCTTCCTTTGCATTTTCTGTGGCATGGGATGGAG GCTCCACCAGCTCCTGGGTGGGCCAGTGCTTTGTGCAGGAGGATGGCCGACGGGTTCTGAAGACCCTCTGGATGCTGCGATCCTTTGCTCTGAGTTCTGTTGACAACTGGAAGAGCACCAG GATGGGGGAGGACACCTTCTACAGTGTACCGCCTGATGAGTGA